The following proteins come from a genomic window of Triticum aestivum cultivar Chinese Spring chromosome 6A, IWGSC CS RefSeq v2.1, whole genome shotgun sequence:
- the LOC123129958 gene encoding uncharacterized protein, translating to MLRLRGCILPRLLSPPATPLHRLLSAAVSPSPPSFAVEEYLVATCGLTPAQARKASPKLSHLKSPANPDAVLAFLAGLGLSGADLATAIRKDPRLLCAGVETTLAPNVAELTGLGLSRSEIARLVSITGTSFRCKSIVSGLHYCLPLFGSSENLLRALKSGSILSSDLERVVKPNVAFLRECGLATCDIARLCIPMPSLLSISTERIQTAVACVEGLGVPRGSPMFRHALQAVAFLSQEKITAKVEHLKKAFRWSDAEVGIAVSKAPTLLTRTKESLQRRSEFLIYEVWLEPAYIAYRPAMLTYSLEGRLRPRYYVVRFLKENGLLDHDRDYYAAVMISEKVFVQKFICPHKDAAPHLAQDYATACRGEVPARFSFT from the coding sequence ATGCTCCGCCTCCGGGGCTGCATCCTCCCCCGCCTCCTCTCACCTCCCGCCACCCCCCTCCACCGCCTCCTCTCCGCGGCCGTTTCTCCGAGCCCTCCTAGCTTTGCCGTGGAGGAGTACCTCGTCGCCACCTGTGGCCTCACCCCAGCGCAGGCCCGCAAGGCCTCCCCCAAGCTCTCCCACCTCAAGTCCCCAGCCAACCCCGACGCCGtcctcgccttcctcgccggcctTGGCCTCTCCGGCGCCGACCTCGCCACCGCCATCCGCAAGGATCCCAGGTTGCTCTGCGCGGGCGTGGAGACAACCCTGGCCCCCAATGTCGCGGAGCTCACCGGCCTGGGTCTCTCGCGTTCTGAGATCGCGCGCCTCGTCTCGATCACCGGCACCAGTTTCCGCTGCAAATCCATCGTCTCTGGACTGCACTACTGCTTGCCCCTCTTCGGCTCCTCAGAGAACCTCCTTCGGGCCCTAAAGAGTGGCTCCATTCTCTCGTCCGACCTCGAGCGAGTGGTCAAGCCCAATGTCGCCTTCCTGCGGGAGTGTGGCCTGGCTACTTGTGATATTGCCAGGCTCTGCATACCTATGCCATCGCTGCTCAGCATCAGCACGGAACGCATCCAGACAGCAGTGGCGTGCGTCGAAGGTCTTGGTGTACCCCGTGGATCTCCAATGTTCAGACATGCACTACAAGCTGTTGCATTCCTCAGCCAGGAGAAAATCACCGCCAAAGTGGAGCACTTGAAGAAAGCGTTCAGGTGGTCGGATGCCGAGGTGGGTATTGCCGTTTCTAAGGCTCCAACGTTGCTGACGAGGACCAAGGAGTCGCTGCAGCGCAGGTCTGAGTTCCTCATCTATGAGGTGTGGTTGGAACCGGCATATATTGCTTATCGTCCGGCAATGCTCACTTACAGCTTGGAGGGCCGGCTCAGGCCCCGGTACTACGTCGTCAGATTTCTCAAGGAAAATGGATTGCTAGATCACGACCGGGACTACTATGCTGCAGTCATGATCAGCGAGAAGGTATTCGTCCAGAAGTTTATATGCCCTCATAAGGATGCTGCACCGCATCTCGCTCAAGATTATGCAACAGCTTGCAGAGGGGAGGTTCCAGCTAGATTCAGTTTTACATGA